A single window of Stigmatopora nigra isolate UIUO_SnigA chromosome 20, RoL_Snig_1.1, whole genome shotgun sequence DNA harbors:
- the LOC144213388 gene encoding uncharacterized protein LOC144213388 yields the protein MPARTTPFVQKFQMELYGVKEDLSCHQHSIVCKMMQVKVVLHKLEGFRNDHSADGQESVDLEGEVELPQIKEEKLQFSQQQMGDEKLPIKREEDDFTCSLGELLMKKDVLGVASGGAEPANTKTGPLIKEEEPEFPLKQIEEQLPIKKEEDHFTWSPGESVQMDYLGVASEGAEPANASAWPQIKEKPEFPQQCKREDQSPIKNECVKCSTGESFKSEDDLGVANRGVELLNGSSTEGWRAENVISPLSDGNKLLDDDDDDVDDDDDDEDMKNPSGDKLCKCFQCGETFGKKSSLKIHTRTHTGEKPFSCSVCGQRFTVKASLTSHARTHTGKKTFSCSVCGQTFARKDKLERHTRTHTGEKPFSCSVCGHRFTVKASLKKHVLTHTGEKPFSCSVCSKAFSTKENLKRHTRTHTGEKPFSCSVCGQKFTQIGHLNRHARTHTGEKPFSCSVCGQRFTEKGNLKRHVVTHTGEKTFSCSICGHAFSRQQYLKSHTRTHTGFHVQFVVDDSQTGKA from the exons atgccCGCGAGAACGACACCCTTTGTGCAAAAGTTTCAGATGGAACTTTATGGCGTGAAAGAGGATCTctcatgtcatcaacattctattgtttgcaaaatgatgcaagttaAAGTTGTTCTTCACAAACTCGAAG gtttcagaaatgatcatagtgctgatgggcaggagtctgttgaccttgaaggggaagttgagctcccccaaatcaaagaggaaaagctacagttctctcagcaacaaatgggagacgagaaacttccaatcaaaagggaggaagatgATTTCACCTGTTCACTTGGTGAGTTACTGATGAAGAAAGATGTTCTGGGTGTTGCcagtggaggggcggagcctgcaaacaccaaaacagggcccctaattaaagaggaggagccagagttccctctaaaacaaatagaagagcaacttccaatcaaaaaggaggaagatcatttcacctggtcaccaggtgagtccgttcaaatggattatctgggcgtggccagtgaaggggcggagcctgcaaacgcctcagcatggccccaaattaaagagaagccagagttccctcaacagtgcaaaagagaagaccaatctccaatcaaaaacgaatgtgTTAAATGTTCAACTGGGGaatctttcaagagtgaagacgatctgggcgtggccaacagaggggtggagctactgaacggcagctcaacagaaggatggcgagcagaaaatgtaatttctcctttatcagatggcaacaagttgcttgatgatgatgatgatgatgttgatgatgatgatgatgatgaagatatgaaaaatcccagcggtgacaaactctgcaaatgctttcagtgtggggaaacttttgggaaaaagtcttctttgaaaatacacacaagaacccacacgggtgaaaaaccattttcttgttcagtttgtggccaaagattcacagtgaaggcaagcttaactagtcatgcaagaacacacactggtaaaaaaacattttcgtgttctgtttgtggtcagacatttgcacggaaggataaattagaaagacacacaagaacccacacaggtgaaaaaccattctcatgttcagtttgtggtcacagattcacagtgaaggcaagcttaaaaaaacacgtactaacccacactggtgaaaaaccattttcgtgttcagtttgcagtaaagccttttctacaaaagaaaacttaaaaaggcacacaagaacccatacaggtgaaaaaccattttcatgttcagtttgtggtcaaaaatTCACACAGATTGGACACTTAAATaggcatgcaagaacacacactggtgaaaaaccattttcatgttcagtttgtggtcaaagattcacagagaagggaaacttaaaacgacacgtagtaacccacactggtgaaaaaacattttcgtgctcaatttgtggtcatgCCTTTTCTCGACAGCAATacttaaaaagccacacaagaacacaTACAGGTTTTCATGTTCAATTTGTGGTTGACGATTCACAAACGGGAAAAGCTTAA